Proteins encoded by one window of Candidatus Endowatersipora endosymbiont of Watersipora subatra:
- a CDS encoding Mrp/NBP35 family ATP-binding protein, with amino-acid sequence MASQKQVLDQLKKIKVPYFDSDIVSLGLVNGIHIEGDKVIVSIAVPAQRAEELEELRVVAQSFLMEIEGVNSALAVLTEERKTDPFTPLLPSKPAMRRAEIEKKRISGIDSIIAVASGKGGVGKSTISVNLALGLKKTGLRVGILDADIHGPSLPHLLGITQKPTAEGRILNPILSHGLTVMSIGFLIQEEKPIIWRAPMVTSALKQMLSEVAWGKLDVLVVDMPPGTGDVQLTMAQQVSLEGAIIVSTPQDIALIDALKSLNMFKKVKIPILGIVENMSSFICPKCGEPSEIFGQGGARAASERLGVAFLGEVPLHIDIRTYSDAGNPVVESKPNGVHAQCYVNIARKIAEHLNDSTAEKVKTTFE; translated from the coding sequence ATGGCCAGTCAAAAACAAGTTTTGGATCAACTGAAAAAGATAAAAGTTCCTTATTTTGATAGTGACATCGTTTCCCTAGGACTAGTGAATGGTATCCACATCGAAGGAGATAAAGTTATTGTTTCAATTGCTGTTCCGGCTCAACGGGCAGAAGAGCTTGAGGAACTCAGAGTAGTAGCACAGAGCTTTTTAATGGAAATCGAAGGTGTTAATTCTGCACTTGCTGTTCTGACCGAGGAACGAAAAACTGACCCTTTCACCCCCCTCCTCCCCTCTAAACCGGCAATGCGTCGCGCTGAAATTGAAAAAAAGCGGATTTCTGGCATAGACTCGATCATAGCGGTTGCCTCAGGAAAAGGTGGTGTTGGGAAATCAACCATATCAGTCAACTTAGCTTTGGGTCTTAAAAAAACGGGTCTAAGAGTTGGCATTCTTGACGCTGACATTCATGGCCCCTCGTTGCCACATCTACTGGGGATCACTCAAAAACCAACAGCAGAAGGAAGAATTTTAAACCCAATACTATCCCACGGTCTAACCGTTATGTCAATCGGGTTTCTGATTCAAGAAGAAAAACCAATAATCTGGCGAGCTCCGATGGTTACCTCTGCACTCAAGCAAATGTTAAGTGAAGTTGCCTGGGGTAAATTAGATGTTCTAGTTGTTGATATGCCACCAGGCACAGGCGATGTTCAATTGACGATGGCGCAACAAGTTTCTTTAGAAGGTGCTATTATAGTTTCTACCCCCCAAGACATTGCTTTAATTGATGCTCTAAAAAGTCTTAACATGTTCAAAAAAGTTAAGATCCCGATTTTAGGGATCGTTGAGAATATGAGTAGCTTCATTTGTCCAAAATGCGGAGAGCCATCAGAGATTTTCGGGCAGGGAGGCGCGCGCGCGGCATCGGAGAGACTCGGTGTCGCCTTCCTCGGCGAAGTGCCTCTTCATATAGATATAAGAACTTATTCAGATGCTGGAAATCCTGTAGTTGAATCAAAACCAAACGGAGTACATGCCCAATGTTATGTTAATATAGCACGTAAGATTGCAGAACATCTTAATGACTCAACAGCTGAAAAGGTAAAAACTACTTTTGAATAG
- the mgtE gene encoding magnesium transporter, giving the protein MKEKKTICDPSELMEVSEVYSENGVVLESFINYLLHAIQQSDVTGLREAIRCLHESEVGDILATLSEEHRILFVEMAGPDFDFAALTEVDDAIRLDIVDQLPNQKIARAVCDLDSDDAVYILEDLKPNDQEDILAQIPVQERIRLRRSLDYPQDSAGRRMQTEFIAVPPFWTVGQAIDYIRASENLPNRFSEIFTIEPTFKLSGILRLDTLLRAGQEEIIDEIHDTNAHPILATDDQEAAAQIFEQYDLLSAPVVDNTQRLVGVLTIDNVVDVIQEEVTEDIRRLAGVGDEELSDRVHEIFRSRIGWLFINLCTAILASVVIGLFNRSLEQMVALAIMMPIVASMGGNAGTQTMTVAVRAIAIGDLDTYNTKRIIKKELLVGLINGISFAFIIGVITIFCFGLLSLGFIIGIAMIINMIVAAASGIIIPLIMNKVGFDPAIASSIFVTTVTDIVGFLAFLGLSAWWFGVG; this is encoded by the coding sequence ATGAAAGAAAAGAAAACTATTTGTGATCCATCAGAGTTAATGGAGGTTTCCGAGGTTTACTCTGAGAACGGTGTTGTCCTCGAATCTTTCATAAACTATCTTTTGCATGCAATTCAACAGTCAGATGTTACAGGTTTGCGGGAAGCCATTCGTTGCCTCCACGAATCAGAAGTTGGAGATATTCTTGCAACTCTTAGTGAGGAACATCGAATACTGTTTGTTGAAATGGCTGGTCCTGATTTTGACTTTGCAGCGCTTACCGAAGTTGATGATGCGATCCGACTAGATATCGTTGATCAGCTCCCTAATCAGAAAATTGCCCGAGCAGTTTGCGATTTGGATTCAGATGATGCCGTTTATATTCTTGAAGATCTGAAGCCAAATGATCAGGAAGATATTCTTGCCCAAATTCCGGTTCAGGAACGCATTCGTCTCAGACGTTCATTAGATTATCCCCAAGACAGTGCAGGTCGAAGAATGCAAACCGAATTTATTGCTGTGCCCCCTTTTTGGACCGTAGGTCAGGCCATTGATTATATTCGTGCCAGTGAGAATCTACCGAATCGCTTTTCGGAAATTTTTACAATAGAACCAACCTTCAAACTTTCTGGTATCTTGCGACTCGATACTCTCTTACGTGCTGGACAGGAAGAAATCATCGATGAGATTCACGATACAAATGCTCACCCGATTTTAGCCACTGATGACCAGGAGGCGGCTGCTCAGATCTTCGAGCAATACGATCTTCTTTCGGCTCCAGTTGTAGATAATACCCAAAGGCTCGTTGGTGTTTTGACCATTGATAATGTTGTTGATGTTATTCAAGAGGAAGTTACTGAAGATATCCGCAGGCTTGCAGGTGTCGGTGACGAGGAATTATCAGACAGAGTACATGAAATTTTTCGTTCAAGGATTGGTTGGCTTTTTATCAATTTATGCACCGCAATATTAGCATCAGTAGTTATTGGATTGTTCAATCGATCATTAGAGCAAATGGTTGCTTTAGCTATTATGATGCCAATTGTTGCCTCTATGGGAGGAAATGCAGGAACGCAAACTATGACTGTAGCAGTCAGGGCAATAGCAATTGGTGATCTAGATACTTATAATACAAAGAGGATCATCAAGAAAGAACTATTGGTCGGACTCATTAACGGGATCTCCTTCGCATTTATTATCGGTGTGATAACTATTTTTTGTTTTGGTCTTCTGTCACTGGGGTTCATTATCGGCATAGCAATGATCATTAATATGATAGTTGCCGCAGCATCGGGTATTATTATACCTCTTATCATGAACAAGGTTGGGTTTGATCCAGCGATTGCATCTTCTATTTTTGTCACCACTGTTACAGATATAGTAGGATTTTTAGCTTTTTTAGGGTTGTCAGCTTGGTGGTTTGGGGTTGGATAA
- a CDS encoding ribonuclease D, which yields MLIRLHKGDLENIFNYKDSVAIDTETLGLNIKRDRLCVVQLSPGDGSADIVQIEAGQSRAPNIEKLLLESKVKKIYHFGRFDISVLFSAFGILSVNNYCTKIASRLIRTYTDQHGLRDLTKEIIGVDLSKQQQLSNWAAETLSEAQKKYAATDVIYLHQLKEELDKRLKQEGRIELAQSCFQFLSQRCLLDLAGWEKEDIFSHSVR from the coding sequence GTGTTGATTCGATTACATAAAGGTGATTTAGAAAATATATTCAACTACAAAGACAGTGTTGCAATCGATACGGAAACTTTAGGCTTAAATATTAAGCGCGATCGATTATGTGTCGTTCAGCTTTCTCCTGGAGACGGTTCTGCAGATATTGTTCAAATCGAAGCGGGTCAATCACGTGCCCCTAATATTGAAAAATTACTTTTAGAATCCAAGGTTAAAAAAATTTATCATTTTGGACGGTTTGATATCTCTGTTCTTTTTAGTGCGTTTGGCATATTATCTGTCAACAATTATTGTACAAAAATCGCGAGCAGATTGATACGTACCTATACGGATCAGCATGGGTTAAGAGATCTAACAAAAGAAATAATTGGTGTTGATCTTTCTAAACAACAACAGTTATCGAACTGGGCTGCTGAGACATTAAGCGAGGCTCAAAAAAAATATGCCGCAACAGACGTTATATATCTACATCAGCTTAAAGAAGAACTGGATAAGCGTTTAAAGCAAGAAGGACGAATTGAACTAGCGCAGTCGTGTTTCCAATTCTTAAGCCAGCGTTGTCTTTTGGATTTAGCAGGATGGGAAAAAGAGGACATTTTTTCTCATTCAGTACGGTAG